A single Methanocaldococcus bathoardescens DNA region contains:
- the csm3 gene encoding type III-A CRISPR-associated RAMP protein Csm3: MENLTLKGKVILEGVIELKTGMHIGGTKETLKIGGTDNPVIRDAFGNILIPGSSLKGKIRALLEKKDGKYVKDKGGYLPCNCGNIDCEICLLFGPHDSQNIKEPVRIMVRDAYLQLKDEKKPHDYLEIKPENIIDRIKGTAQHPRFIERVVAGSEFKFEVVFNIYKESDINLIKKFIEGMKLLEDDYLGGSGSRGYGKIKFKNLKLICKPKEYYEGNAEKKKESNIIDGLDDSKIISELENVWKAINFNQ; this comes from the coding sequence ATGGAAAACTTAACTCTAAAAGGAAAAGTTATCTTAGAAGGAGTTATTGAATTAAAAACTGGGATGCATATTGGGGGGACAAAAGAGACATTAAAAATTGGAGGAACTGATAACCCTGTTATTAGAGATGCATTTGGAAATATATTAATTCCGGGAAGTTCTTTAAAAGGAAAAATTAGGGCTTTGTTAGAAAAAAAAGATGGAAAATATGTGAAAGATAAAGGAGGATATCTACCGTGTAATTGTGGAAATATAGATTGTGAAATTTGCTTGTTATTTGGACCTCACGACTCTCAAAATATTAAAGAGCCAGTTAGGATTATGGTTAGAGATGCATATTTACAGCTAAAAGATGAAAAGAAACCTCATGATTACTTAGAAATAAAACCTGAAAATATTATAGATAGGATAAAAGGAACTGCCCAACATCCAAGATTTATTGAAAGAGTTGTAGCTGGAAGTGAATTCAAATTTGAAGTTGTATTCAACATTTACAAAGAAAGTGATATTAACTTAATCAAAAAATTCATTGAAGGGATGAAGTTATTAGAAGATGATTATTTAGGTGGTTCTGGAAGTAGAGGATATGGAAAGATAAAATTTAAGAATTTAAAGCTTATTTGTAAGCCAAAGGAATACTATGAAGGAAATGCAGAGAAGAAAAAAGAATCAAACATTATTGATGGATTGGATGATTCTAAAATAATATCTGAATTAGAAAATGTTTGGAAAGCAATTAATTTCAACCAGTAA
- the csm2 gene encoding type III-A CRISPR-associated protein Csm2 translates to MSNIGKCILTDEEIDTILNINSENANEVIEIAEDLAKKLKEIPSSKMRDFYDYVLRIDETGDWYKELVLLKPKLAYNFGKEPSKIDRRTGEEKNKKKVALGILTGTFSKIIDEINNDKDKFKNFKTFFEALVAYHKIHAE, encoded by the coding sequence ATGAGCAATATTGGGAAATGCATCTTAACAGATGAAGAAATTGACACAATATTAAATATCAACAGCGAAAATGCAAATGAAGTTATTGAGATTGCTGAGGATTTAGCTAAAAAATTGAAAGAGATACCATCATCAAAAATGAGGGACTTTTACGACTATGTTTTAAGAATTGACGAAACTGGGGATTGGTATAAAGAACTCGTTTTATTAAAACCAAAATTAGCTTATAATTTTGGTAAAGAACCAAGCAAAATTGATAGAAGAACTGGAGAAGAAAAAAATAAGAAAAAAGTAGCTCTGGGAATATTAACAGGGACATTTAGTAAAATAATAGACGAAATAAATAATGATAAAGACAAATTTAAAAATTTCAAGACATTCTTTGAAGCATTAGTTGCTTATCATAAAATCCATGCGGAATAA
- the cas10 gene encoding type III-A CRISPR-associated protein Cas10/Csm1 has protein sequence MSNNKEYEALKIGALLHDIGKFVQRSSDKPKSKKHEEFSYEFLKRKFEEGFLSDLDKKTKNKILEIVKEHHNSSIKTDLVGIVRLADWLSSGERKEPKGDFDEILITKEQKLLSIFETVYVVKNLDDKVKMGEISEEEKEKILNKIYDMGFKYSLKPLNVSDAIFTDKRYPNEKYEDLFNEFEDKIDEFKENVSFEELYQLIQKYTWCVPSVTIWKKSGSLKGGLPDVSLFDHSKTTCAIACCLYHMYIKNEHAKEQIDDEALKKLLNNKEDEWKKPIFSLIHGDLSGIQDFVFTITTKYATKSLKGRSFYLDFLTEYFAKYICKRLNLPITNILFYGGGHFYILSYKVDDNFVEEVEREINEKLFEMFRTKIYITIAKVDISPNSFKKKEKDSFTKKWKEVSEKTVEKKLKRFKFKLEELFEPYNRGSEDRCVICRKEIDIVEDEYFIDKTNKICKYCASFVALTDILKHFQINNEIKFNDIYPIPSIDEKFSFLTNPAIKELEEKFSVFSDENYFLERYNLPHEESGELIIPYKIWGIAFPINEDENEKRILDFDELAEKAEERTGTRKIGILKMDVDNLGEIFTNGLGSFATISRMSTLSSMLTLFFTGYIPHLIKNEEFEVNGKKYRFKDNIYLVYAGGDDTLIVGAWDAIWELAKRIRDDFKRFVCYNPYITVSAGIVFVNPKFEFKKAVNMAEEELESGKNYTIYEDEENEKKIDKNALTVFSCSMNWDFEIKYNEDFWNKLMTYMNNGYIDFGEVNEEILKLKELVKEFNEDKLEKKFEEAIEGTKKKRILHIAQITGGRLENVIKKEGEIIINLPYYWRVIYYLHRNYKDDEREYVEFLEDYVKEKVKKLFSSKIKLNFNDLKVSSKIVELKKRNR, from the coding sequence ATGAGTAATAATAAGGAGTATGAAGCTTTGAAAATAGGAGCATTACTGCATGACATTGGAAAATTTGTTCAAAGATCCAGTGATAAGCCAAAATCTAAAAAACATGAAGAATTTAGTTATGAATTTTTAAAAAGGAAGTTTGAAGAAGGATTTTTAAGTGACTTAGATAAAAAGACAAAAAATAAAATATTGGAAATTGTTAAAGAACACCATAACAGCAGTATAAAAACCGATTTGGTTGGGATTGTTAGATTGGCTGACTGGTTAAGTAGTGGGGAAAGAAAAGAACCAAAAGGAGATTTTGATGAGATTTTAATAACTAAAGAACAAAAATTACTTTCAATATTTGAGACTGTTTATGTGGTTAAGAACTTAGATGATAAAGTTAAGATGGGAGAGATTAGCGAAGAAGAGAAAGAAAAGATTTTAAACAAAATTTATGATATGGGATTTAAATATTCTCTAAAACCACTAAATGTGTCTGATGCAATATTTACAGACAAACGTTATCCAAACGAAAAATATGAGGATTTATTTAATGAATTTGAGGATAAAATTGATGAGTTCAAAGAAAATGTCTCATTTGAAGAACTCTACCAACTAATACAAAAATATACCTGGTGTGTCCCTTCTGTAACTATATGGAAAAAATCTGGGAGTTTAAAAGGTGGCCTACCAGATGTTTCACTATTTGACCACTCAAAAACAACATGTGCAATTGCCTGCTGTCTATACCATATGTATATTAAAAATGAACATGCTAAGGAGCAAATTGATGATGAGGCATTGAAAAAACTCCTAAACAATAAAGAAGATGAGTGGAAGAAACCAATATTCTCATTAATTCATGGAGATTTGTCTGGAATTCAGGACTTTGTATTTACAATAACAACAAAATATGCAACAAAGTCATTGAAAGGAAGAAGCTTTTATTTGGACTTTTTAACCGAATACTTTGCAAAATATATATGTAAAAGATTAAATCTCCCAATTACAAATATTTTGTTCTATGGAGGAGGACATTTCTACATTTTGAGCTATAAAGTTGATGATAATTTTGTGGAAGAGGTAGAGAGGGAGATTAACGAAAAATTGTTTGAAATGTTTAGAACTAAGATATATATTACAATTGCAAAGGTTGATATTTCCCCTAATAGCTTTAAAAAGAAAGAAAAAGACAGTTTTACTAAAAAATGGAAAGAGGTCTCTGAAAAGACAGTGGAAAAGAAACTTAAAAGATTTAAATTTAAATTAGAGGAGTTATTTGAGCCATATAATAGGGGGAGTGAAGATAGGTGTGTAATTTGTAGGAAGGAAATCGACATTGTTGAAGATGAGTATTTTATCGATAAAACAAACAAAATTTGTAAATACTGTGCTTCATTTGTAGCTTTAACTGATATATTAAAGCATTTCCAAATAAATAATGAAATTAAGTTTAATGATATATATCCTATCCCATCCATAGACGAAAAGTTTAGTTTCTTAACCAATCCTGCAATAAAGGAATTAGAAGAAAAATTTAGTGTTTTTTCTGATGAAAATTATTTCTTAGAAAGGTATAATCTTCCACATGAAGAATCTGGAGAGCTAATAATACCATATAAAATCTGGGGAATTGCATTTCCTATAAATGAAGATGAAAATGAAAAGAGAATATTAGACTTTGATGAACTGGCAGAAAAAGCTGAAGAAAGGACTGGAACAAGAAAAATCGGAATATTAAAGATGGATGTTGATAACTTAGGGGAGATATTTACCAATGGTTTGGGGAGCTTTGCAACAATATCAAGAATGAGCACATTAAGTTCTATGCTAACGCTCTTCTTCACTGGCTACATTCCTCATTTGATTAAAAATGAGGAGTTTGAAGTTAATGGGAAAAAATACAGGTTTAAGGACAACATTTATTTAGTATATGCAGGAGGGGATGATACTTTAATTGTTGGAGCATGGGATGCTATTTGGGAGTTGGCTAAGAGAATTAGAGATGACTTTAAAAGATTTGTTTGCTACAATCCATACATAACAGTAAGTGCTGGAATAGTTTTTGTTAATCCAAAGTTTGAGTTTAAAAAGGCAGTAAATATGGCTGAGGAGGAATTGGAGAGTGGTAAAAACTATACAATATATGAGGATGAAGAAAATGAGAAAAAGATAGATAAAAATGCTTTAACCGTCTTTAGTTGCTCAATGAATTGGGATTTTGAAATTAAATATAATGAGGACTTTTGGAATAAGTTAATGACATATATGAACAACGGATATATTGACTTTGGTGAGGTTAATGAGGAGATTTTAAAATTAAAGGAGTTGGTAAAAGAATTTAACGAGGATAAATTAGAGAAAAAATTTGAAGAAGCTATTGAAGGAACTAAAAAGAAAAGAATCTTACATATAGCTCAAATAACTGGAGGGAGGTTGGAGAATGTAATTAAAAAAGAGGGTGAGATAATTATAAACCTCCCATACTATTGGAGAGTAATTTATTACTTACATAGAAATTACAAAGATGATGAAAGAGAATACGTTGAGTTCTTAGAGGATTATGTTAAAGAAAAGGTTAAGAAACTGTTTTCTTCAAAAATTAAGCTAAATTTCAATGATTTAAAAGTTTCTTCTAAAATTGTTGAATTGAAAAAAAGAAATAGGTGA
- the csx20 gene encoding CRISPR-associated protein Csx20, whose amino-acid sequence MFLLFSHKLTDKQIEDARKNLKVDEFIYLPKELQELWSNISPELENLSDYLKPIKDFLKENAKPNDYVLIQGDFGATFIMVKWAIDNNLIPIYSTTKRIVKDINEGRKIITIREFEHCRFRKY is encoded by the coding sequence ATGTTTTTATTATTCTCCCATAAGCTCACAGATAAGCAGATTGAAGACGCAAGGAAAAATTTGAAAGTAGATGAATTTATTTACTTACCTAAAGAACTTCAAGAATTATGGTCTAACATCTCTCCAGAACTTGAAAATCTTAGTGATTATTTAAAACCAATAAAAGACTTTTTGAAAGAAAATGCAAAACCTAATGATTATGTTTTAATTCAGGGGGATTTTGGGGCTACCTTTATTATGGTTAAGTGGGCTATTGATAACAACCTAATCCCAATTTACTCAACTACAAAACGAATAGTAAAGGATATAAATGAAGGTAGGAAAATAATTACCATTAGAGAATTCGAACATTGTAGATTTAGAAAGTATTAA
- the csx2 gene encoding TIGR02221 family CRISPR-associated protein — translation MAKVLIAPLGVGVIDKNSPKREYRQANYKFEGDKEPISSPFIISVLTKKLKVDKVIVVGTSKSMWEELYEYYAKEVDEFDEDYKIKIKEKIDKSNCKNHELSEEELKKVEEVIDKYLKKINPNATGGSKCKIIKYGINKDEIWENFDIFMGIIEEINNGDEIYLDITHSFRSIPLFMYIMLEFIKYFKNVKLKGIYYGMVDTVIGELGYAPVVDLSPIFEISEWIKGMYEFTTYGNGYLISKLLEKENKEISEKLQKISKYIDANYLKELREEIEELKSLLNGCPDNGRFLKYFISELHKFVNKFSDSKSDFEFLISMAKWNFDNKKYSSGYLCLTDSIFWRLCEFYNLPPIYKNREVMKGMIYCLKDSSYKNIKDIHQKLRDIRNKIAHADVSKKGSEFNPKEDLKMVTNLLRNIELPNFDEIIEELKSEIKNNPENSEKLIKLLKDILNIQIINKIIKAYNFENNEIYWNFISKYLLNRNNKCNSEKLKEIIDIFHKRINNIEELEESFNLLKNVKDEELLDGLALQNAVSHYAKFKLSKLYGIENRENADIFRWILLNRKLCSKNLILQEINKNYFKIYSNRFNQVSDDVLSASKNIIEELNKDLLKIVEEIPLNIIKIEYKRYYSNNW, via the coding sequence ATGGCAAAGGTGCTAATAGCTCCATTAGGTGTTGGAGTTATAGACAAAAATTCCCCAAAAAGAGAGTATAGGCAGGCAAATTATAAATTTGAAGGAGATAAAGAACCTATTAGTAGCCCATTTATTATCTCTGTTTTAACTAAAAAATTAAAGGTTGATAAAGTTATCGTTGTTGGGACTTCTAAATCAATGTGGGAGGAGTTGTATGAATACTATGCCAAAGAAGTTGATGAGTTTGATGAAGACTACAAAATTAAGATTAAAGAGAAAATAGATAAGTCAAATTGTAAAAACCATGAACTATCTGAGGAAGAATTAAAGAAGGTTGAGGAAGTTATTGACAAGTATTTGAAAAAGATTAATCCTAATGCCACAGGCGGTTCAAAATGCAAAATTATCAAGTATGGGATTAATAAAGATGAGATTTGGGAGAATTTTGACATCTTTATGGGAATAATTGAAGAAATTAATAATGGAGATGAAATTTATTTAGACATCACCCACTCATTTAGGTCTATCCCCCTTTTCATGTATATTATGTTAGAATTTATAAAATACTTTAAGAATGTAAAACTCAAAGGCATTTATTATGGAATGGTGGATACCGTAATTGGAGAATTGGGATATGCTCCCGTAGTTGATTTGAGCCCAATATTTGAAATATCGGAGTGGATTAAAGGGATGTATGAATTTACAACCTATGGAAACGGTTATTTAATTTCAAAACTTTTAGAGAAAGAAAATAAAGAAATTTCTGAAAAACTTCAGAAAATCTCTAAGTATATTGATGCAAATTACCTAAAAGAATTGAGAGAAGAAATAGAAGAATTGAAATCTCTATTAAACGGTTGTCCAGATAATGGAAGATTTTTAAAATACTTTATTTCAGAGCTTCATAAATTCGTTAATAAATTTAGTGATTCAAAATCCGATTTCGAGTTTCTGATATCAATGGCAAAATGGAATTTTGATAATAAGAAATACAGCTCTGGATATCTCTGCTTAACGGATTCAATATTTTGGAGATTATGTGAGTTTTACAACCTCCCTCCTATTTACAAAAACAGAGAAGTTATGAAAGGAATGATTTATTGCTTAAAAGATTCTTCTTACAAAAATATTAAAGATATTCATCAAAAGTTAAGGGATATTAGAAATAAGATAGCCCATGCAGATGTTAGCAAAAAAGGTAGTGAATTCAATCCTAAAGAAGATTTAAAAATGGTTACAAATCTGTTGAGAAACATAGAATTACCAAATTTTGATGAAATTATTGAAGAATTGAAATCTGAAATCAAAAATAATCCTGAAAATAGTGAAAAACTCATTAAATTGCTAAAAGATATATTGAATATTCAAATAATTAATAAGATTATTAAAGCGTATAATTTTGAAAATAATGAAATATATTGGAATTTCATCAGTAAATATCTTCTAAATAGGAATAATAAATGCAATAGTGAAAAATTAAAAGAAATCATTGATATTTTCCATAAAAGAATAAACAATATTGAAGAATTGGAAGAATCTTTTAATTTGTTAAAGAATGTAAAGGATGAGGAATTGTTAGATGGTTTAGCACTACAAAATGCAGTTTCACATTATGCAAAATTTAAACTTTCAAAGTTATATGGAATTGAAAATAGAGAAAATGCTGACATATTCAGATGGATTCTACTAAATAGAAAACTATGTTCAAAAAATCTCATATTGCAAGAAATAAACAAAAATTACTTTAAAATATATTCAAATAGGTTCAATCAAGTTTCAGATGACGTTTTAAGTGCTTCAAAAAATATAATAGAAGAGCTAAATAAAGATTTATTAAAAATCGTTGAAGAAATTCCTCTAAATATAATAAAAATAGAATATAAGAGATATTATAGTAATAACTGGTGA
- the truA gene encoding tRNA pseudouridine(38-40) synthase TruA, whose product MHILKIAYDGRYSFQQQPHKETVCDILLDTLEEIGILAKKKIIYSGGRTDKGVSALGNFIVVELKKEPILSYINAKLKDKGIWVLGYKEIDEIPKVKYRHYRYILPNINYNTEAIKEGAKKMIGTHSFHNLSKRDRSKEKSPIRTIYDIKISENDFYLTIDIIGESFLWNMVRKIVGALDLVGRGKKPVEWIDKLLDENYREGVPTFPPDGLILVEAKVDIDYIYDSYSIRKFREYWEEFFKLHVMKLGIAKTVLDYTK is encoded by the coding sequence ATGCACATATTAAAAATCGCATATGATGGAAGATACTCTTTCCAACAACAACCACATAAAGAGACAGTTTGTGATATTTTGTTAGATACCTTAGAAGAAATTGGGATTTTAGCTAAAAAGAAGATAATTTACAGTGGAGGGAGAACAGATAAAGGAGTCTCTGCCTTAGGAAACTTTATTGTTGTAGAGCTAAAAAAAGAACCAATACTCTCATACATAAATGCAAAGTTAAAAGATAAAGGCATCTGGGTTTTAGGATATAAAGAAATTGATGAGATCCCAAAAGTAAAATACAGACATTATAGGTATATACTTCCAAATATCAACTATAACACAGAGGCAATAAAAGAAGGAGCAAAAAAGATGATTGGAACTCATTCCTTCCACAATCTATCAAAAAGAGATAGGTCAAAAGAAAAAAGTCCAATAAGAACAATTTATGATATAAAAATATCTGAGAATGATTTTTATTTGACAATAGATATTATTGGAGAGAGTTTCTTATGGAATATGGTTAGAAAAATAGTTGGAGCTTTAGATTTAGTAGGAAGAGGAAAAAAGCCAGTTGAATGGATTGATAAATTGTTAGATGAAAATTATAGAGAAGGAGTTCCTACATTTCCACCGGATGGATTGATATTGGTTGAGGCAAAGGTTGATATTGATTATATATATGATAGCTACTCAATAAGAAAATTTAGAGAGTATTGGGAAGAGTTCTTTAAATTGCATGTTATGAAATTGGGTATTGCCAAAACAGTTTTAGATTATACAAAATAG